A window of Maridesulfovibrio ferrireducens contains these coding sequences:
- the metK gene encoding methionine adenosyltransferase, giving the protein MICSKGKYFFTSESVTEGHPDKVADQISDSILDALLTQDPNARVACETLVTTGMAFIAGEITTSGYADFQAIVRDTIREIGYVNSDMGFDADTCAVISSIDKQSVDIAQGVDRNSPENQGAGDQGMMFGFACKETDALMPAPIYWAHKLSRKLAGVRKENVLDYLRPDGKTEISFEYFNGKPVRIADVVIAAQHDDGIEQQQIYEDIKREVVLATLPADMIDEKTKIYINTTGRFVIGGPMGDCGLTGRKIINDTYGGMGNHGGGAFSGKDPSKVDRSGAYMARYIAKNIVAAGLAERAEVQVAYAIGVAEPVSVLATSHGTGEVDDEVLTKAVKDVFDLRPWYISQRLDLRRPIYKDSACYGHFGRNNPNFTWEQTDAVADLRTACKI; this is encoded by the coding sequence ATGATCTGCAGCAAAGGCAAGTACTTTTTTACCTCTGAATCCGTAACAGAAGGTCACCCAGATAAAGTGGCCGACCAGATTTCCGACTCAATCCTTGATGCCCTGCTCACGCAGGACCCCAATGCAAGAGTAGCATGTGAAACTCTGGTAACCACCGGCATGGCTTTCATCGCCGGCGAAATTACTACAAGCGGATATGCCGACTTTCAGGCAATCGTTCGCGACACTATCCGTGAAATCGGCTACGTCAATTCAGACATGGGTTTTGACGCAGACACTTGCGCGGTTATCTCTTCTATCGACAAACAGTCTGTAGATATTGCTCAGGGTGTTGACCGCAACTCCCCTGAAAATCAGGGTGCCGGCGATCAAGGTATGATGTTCGGTTTCGCATGTAAGGAAACTGACGCACTCATGCCTGCTCCTATTTACTGGGCACACAAGCTGTCCCGTAAACTTGCAGGCGTCCGCAAAGAAAACGTTCTAGACTACCTTCGTCCTGACGGAAAAACAGAAATATCCTTTGAATACTTCAACGGCAAACCTGTCCGCATTGCAGACGTTGTTATCGCTGCCCAGCACGATGACGGAATCGAACAGCAGCAGATTTATGAAGATATCAAAAGAGAAGTAGTTCTCGCAACTCTTCCTGCTGATATGATTGACGAAAAAACCAAAATATACATTAACACCACTGGACGCTTCGTAATCGGCGGCCCCATGGGTGACTGCGGCCTTACCGGACGTAAGATCATCAATGACACCTACGGTGGAATGGGTAATCACGGCGGCGGCGCTTTCTCCGGAAAAGACCCGTCCAAAGTTGACCGTTCCGGTGCATACATGGCTCGCTACATTGCCAAAAACATCGTAGCTGCCGGCCTTGCAGAACGCGCGGAAGTTCAGGTTGCTTACGCTATCGGCGTGGCTGAGCCTGTTTCTGTTCTGGCAACTTCTCACGGAACCGGTGAGGTCGACGATGAAGTCTTGACTAAAGCAGTCAAAGACGTATTCGACCTGCGCCCATGGTACATCTCTCAGAGACTTGATCTCAGACGTCCTATCTACAAAGATTCCGCTTGTTACGGTCACTTCGGCCGCAACAACCCCAACTTTACTTGGGAACAGACTGATGCAGTCGCGGACCTCAGAACTGCCTGCAAAATCTAG
- a CDS encoding spore photoproduct lyase family protein has protein sequence MENKIQVPSHLAGIEKIYVDRSMVEAPLTERVTGRIPHIPVEIVDPENFPHEALGEGQSLYLKEYKGNFLKFCPGTRYYHCCGYRIIHIGENCPMACSYCILQAYFHDKVLKVWANQEDLFDELGKSFSVDRDARFRVGTGEYTDSLALEAVTGYSRDLVKFLGDYPNVCLELKSKVIDLSWMDVVKRTDRILPAWSLNAPFVNEHEEFGVSTLRERLEAAKICADAGFKVCLHFDPMIRFDGWREGYAEIVDMIFDYLKPENIAYLSIGSFRHMPHLKPIIERNFPETTYIYDEFIIGNDNKMRLLRPLRVRQFKFIVDRLRKHGMDKQMYFCMESTENWQDVFGYTPKDLGGLGKHLMKQAFGD, from the coding sequence ATGGAAAACAAGATTCAGGTTCCATCACACCTTGCAGGGATAGAAAAAATTTATGTGGACCGGAGTATGGTTGAAGCTCCTTTGACGGAAAGAGTTACTGGTCGTATTCCTCACATTCCAGTTGAAATTGTCGATCCTGAAAATTTCCCTCACGAAGCTCTGGGAGAAGGGCAGTCGCTTTACCTTAAAGAGTATAAAGGTAACTTTTTAAAGTTTTGCCCTGGCACTCGTTATTATCATTGTTGCGGATATCGCATTATTCATATCGGCGAAAATTGTCCTATGGCCTGTTCATATTGTATATTGCAGGCATATTTTCACGACAAGGTTCTAAAAGTATGGGCTAATCAGGAAGATCTGTTTGATGAGCTCGGCAAATCTTTTTCTGTTGATCGGGATGCGCGTTTCCGCGTTGGAACCGGGGAATATACGGATTCGCTGGCCCTTGAAGCTGTCACAGGATACAGCCGCGATCTTGTTAAGTTTTTAGGAGATTATCCTAATGTCTGCCTTGAACTTAAGTCCAAGGTGATAGATCTTTCATGGATGGATGTCGTAAAAAGAACCGACAGAATTTTACCGGCATGGTCACTGAATGCTCCGTTTGTTAACGAACACGAAGAATTTGGTGTGTCAACTTTGAGGGAAAGACTGGAAGCTGCAAAAATTTGCGCTGATGCAGGATTTAAAGTGTGTCTCCATTTTGATCCGATGATTCGTTTTGATGGTTGGCGTGAAGGTTATGCTGAAATTGTCGATATGATATTTGATTATCTGAAGCCCGAGAATATAGCTTATCTGAGCATAGGATCTTTCAGGCACATGCCTCATTTAAAGCCTATTATAGAGCGCAATTTCCCTGAAACAACTTATATTTATGATGAGTTCATCATCGGAAATGATAATAAGATGCGTTTGCTCCGTCCATTGCGTGTGCGTCAGTTTAAATTTATAGTTGATAGATTACGGAAGCATGGAATGGATAAGCAGATGTATTTCTGTATGGAATCAACAGAAAATTGGCAGGATGTGTTCGGCTACACTCCGAAGGATCTTGGCGGACTTGGAAAGCATCTGATGAAACAGGCTTTTGGAGACTAA
- a CDS encoding ParB/RepB/Spo0J family partition protein gives MTDAQIYSFDPAEIDCSGEWLLYSSLFDEGFISSIKTVGQLVPVLFAKDGNKIILVAGRSRVLAAEKLGLKVSGIFVDAEDEVSRAFVHMEENRARVADDALKLHVFRFFHTRIAEKDLSQRVAPLLGMKPKARDLKLWLEWLALPQDFDVVLQCGNFPLAAVSVFSKFSDEDKKAILPYFEKLGWSRSNAVNFLTWLYETSRRDMKSVSALISEHGLSPAKENESPKDGVARLCKAAKMLRFPLFSDLLKTKENIVGEICVGTKWRVESVGNFETGEVVLQTRFKSRDVMQKAIEDLDSIQKSDGWDKLFEIGREK, from the coding sequence GTGACTGATGCTCAAATATACAGTTTTGACCCTGCTGAAATAGACTGTTCAGGCGAATGGTTGCTTTATTCTTCTTTATTTGATGAAGGGTTTATCAGTTCTATAAAAACAGTGGGACAGCTTGTCCCTGTTCTTTTTGCAAAGGACGGGAATAAAATTATTCTGGTTGCCGGACGGTCGCGTGTTCTGGCTGCTGAAAAATTAGGTTTGAAAGTGTCGGGTATTTTTGTGGATGCCGAGGATGAAGTTTCACGGGCATTTGTTCATATGGAAGAAAATCGGGCGCGGGTTGCAGATGATGCGCTTAAGCTGCATGTTTTCAGGTTTTTTCATACGCGTATAGCTGAAAAAGATCTTTCGCAGCGGGTAGCACCGCTTCTCGGTATGAAGCCTAAAGCTAGAGATTTGAAACTCTGGCTCGAATGGCTGGCTCTACCACAGGACTTTGATGTAGTTCTCCAGTGCGGCAATTTCCCTCTTGCGGCTGTTTCGGTTTTTTCTAAATTTTCTGATGAGGATAAAAAAGCGATACTGCCTTATTTTGAAAAATTAGGCTGGTCCCGTTCCAATGCTGTAAATTTTCTTACTTGGCTTTATGAGACCTCCAGGCGGGACATGAAGTCTGTGTCTGCTCTTATTTCGGAGCATGGGCTTTCTCCTGCGAAGGAAAATGAATCTCCTAAAGATGGAGTGGCACGGCTTTGCAAGGCTGCTAAAATGCTTCGTTTTCCGCTATTCAGCGATCTTCTTAAAACTAAGGAAAATATAGTCGGTGAAATCTGCGTTGGTACAAAGTGGCGGGTTGAATCGGTAGGTAACTTTGAAACAGGTGAAGTTGTGCTTCAGACGCGTTTTAAGTCGCGGGATGTTATGCAGAAGGCTATCGAAGATTTGGATTCTATCCAGAAGTCGGACGGTTGGGATAAGCTTTTTGAGATTGGCAGGGAAAAATAA
- a CDS encoding elongation factor G — MSEALKNQRTYALVGHSGCGKTSTAEMLLFNTGVIDRLGKIEEGTTALDNEPEEIKRRGSIQPGFAGYKWKKNNHYLIDTPGDPNFCGDLPYSLTASDGVIFTIDAVDGVKPLSRKVWAAVEKAELPTVIFINKMDRDRADFDFSFNSLNSALGISPVLLQYPIGSKENFKGIVDMLSGTAYMFEENGKMSKGEIPDDIAEEIEILRETMIENIAESDEELMEKYLEVGELTPDEITQGLSSGVKKRTIFPVCLGSAIENKGGSFLLDMVQTYLPSPLEHPDWKSEDGSTRASDPDAPVACFVFKTLADPFAGQLTLCRVLSGTVSGDLTLINPGRESKERLGTIQLLNGKDQRPVKDSVGPGAIITLAKLKETFTGDTLCDEKAPFEMLKPNVAPQLITFALAPAEKGEEDKVFQAIMKLLVEDINLTLSRDEESGDILLSGMGQNHIEISVEKARRRYKTDIILKTPKVPYRETIKGTAEVQGRYKKQSGGRGQFGDCWIKLEPLEKGAGYEFVNAIVGGVIPKQYIPAVDKGVQESAAKGILAGAPIIDFKVTLYDGTYHAVDSSEMAFKVAGSMAFKKACETAGISLLEPLMNILVEVPDEFMGDIIGDLSSRRGKVLGSGSTSGVTEVKAHVPMSEILQYAPDLRSMTGGQGTFTMELSHYEECPAQIAEKIISDRESPSDD; from the coding sequence ATGTCTGAAGCCTTAAAAAACCAACGGACTTATGCACTTGTAGGACATAGCGGTTGTGGTAAAACATCAACCGCAGAAATGCTACTTTTTAACACAGGCGTCATTGATCGTCTCGGCAAAATTGAAGAAGGAACAACAGCCCTCGACAACGAACCGGAAGAAATAAAACGCCGCGGATCAATTCAACCGGGATTTGCCGGTTACAAATGGAAGAAGAATAATCATTACCTTATTGATACTCCGGGTGATCCTAATTTTTGCGGAGACCTTCCATACTCTTTAACCGCATCAGACGGTGTTATCTTTACCATCGACGCAGTAGACGGCGTCAAGCCTCTTTCCCGCAAAGTATGGGCGGCAGTCGAAAAAGCCGAACTTCCTACCGTAATTTTTATCAATAAAATGGATCGTGATCGAGCGGACTTTGACTTCTCTTTTAACAGCCTGAATTCCGCGCTCGGGATCAGCCCCGTACTGCTCCAGTATCCAATAGGAAGCAAGGAAAATTTTAAAGGCATTGTGGATATGCTTTCCGGCACAGCCTATATGTTCGAAGAAAACGGTAAGATGTCCAAGGGCGAAATCCCTGACGATATCGCAGAAGAAATAGAAATTCTGCGTGAAACCATGATTGAAAACATCGCTGAAAGTGATGAAGAACTCATGGAAAAATACCTCGAAGTAGGCGAACTGACCCCTGACGAAATTACTCAGGGACTCTCCTCAGGTGTAAAAAAACGTACTATTTTCCCTGTCTGCCTAGGTTCAGCAATTGAAAATAAAGGGGGATCTTTCTTACTTGATATGGTTCAGACCTACCTTCCTTCTCCGCTGGAACACCCGGACTGGAAAAGTGAAGACGGCTCAACCAGAGCTTCTGACCCGGATGCACCTGTTGCATGTTTTGTTTTCAAAACTCTGGCAGATCCATTTGCCGGACAGCTCACCCTCTGCCGCGTTCTGTCAGGAACAGTATCCGGTGACCTTACCCTTATCAATCCCGGCAGAGAATCCAAAGAAAGACTCGGCACCATTCAGTTACTTAACGGTAAAGACCAGCGGCCCGTGAAAGACTCTGTCGGCCCCGGAGCAATCATAACCCTTGCCAAGCTCAAGGAAACATTCACCGGCGACACTCTATGCGATGAAAAAGCTCCTTTTGAAATGCTAAAACCGAACGTCGCCCCCCAACTGATAACATTTGCTTTAGCTCCGGCAGAAAAAGGCGAGGAAGATAAAGTTTTCCAAGCTATTATGAAGCTGCTTGTCGAAGATATTAATTTGACACTTTCCCGCGACGAAGAATCCGGAGACATTCTTCTTTCCGGCATGGGGCAGAATCACATTGAAATTTCAGTAGAAAAAGCTAGACGTCGCTACAAGACCGATATCATTCTTAAAACACCTAAAGTACCTTACCGCGAAACAATTAAAGGGACAGCCGAAGTTCAGGGTCGTTATAAGAAACAATCCGGCGGACGCGGGCAATTCGGAGATTGCTGGATCAAACTTGAACCTCTTGAAAAAGGTGCAGGCTATGAATTTGTTAATGCAATCGTCGGCGGAGTAATCCCGAAACAATATATTCCTGCCGTGGACAAAGGTGTTCAGGAGAGTGCGGCAAAAGGAATCCTTGCAGGTGCACCTATCATTGATTTTAAGGTCACCCTTTATGATGGAACATATCATGCTGTGGATTCATCTGAAATGGCTTTCAAAGTTGCAGGTTCAATGGCTTTCAAAAAAGCATGTGAGACTGCGGGAATATCTCTGCTTGAACCTCTTATGAATATACTTGTTGAAGTTCCTGATGAATTCATGGGAGACATTATAGGCGACCTTTCCAGCCGCAGAGGAAAAGTCCTCGGTTCCGGCTCAACATCGGGAGTCACTGAAGTTAAAGCACATGTTCCCATGTCAGAGATACTGCAATACGCACCGGACCTGCGGTCAATGACCGGAGGGCAGGGAACCTTCACAATGGAACTTTCCCACTACGAAGAATGCCCGGCTCAGATAGCAGAAAAAATTATATCAGACCGCGAAAGTCCTTCTGATGATTAA
- a CDS encoding 1-acyl-sn-glycerol-3-phosphate acyltransferase, translating into MLRLIYFYLLLLPLTIFYSLVIIFSKTQKNFHWSERSWGKAVLDASGCEFDVDLSALDKNQTYVFMVNHQSFFDIPLLFHFLSPWQFKFVAKKSLFNFPIFGHAMAAAKHISIDRDNSRQGMKDIQHAVEVANSGHSPLIFPEGTRNPDPNKLLPFKIGGMILALKCQKPIAPILMVGPEKVLYKGKLIMSPCQKIRIKALPPIDTTKYTLKDREKIKEYLQEIMNKAYAEMRHE; encoded by the coding sequence ATGTTAAGACTCATATATTTCTACCTATTACTATTACCGCTTACTATTTTTTACTCCCTCGTAATCATTTTTTCAAAAACACAAAAAAATTTCCACTGGAGCGAAAGATCCTGGGGAAAGGCCGTACTGGATGCCAGCGGTTGCGAATTTGATGTTGACCTTAGCGCTCTTGATAAAAATCAGACTTACGTTTTTATGGTCAACCATCAGAGTTTCTTTGACATTCCTCTGTTGTTCCATTTTTTGAGCCCTTGGCAGTTCAAATTCGTTGCCAAAAAATCTTTATTTAATTTTCCCATATTCGGACATGCAATGGCAGCGGCAAAACATATTTCAATAGACAGAGACAACAGCAGACAAGGAATGAAAGACATCCAGCATGCTGTTGAAGTAGCAAACAGCGGACACTCTCCGTTAATTTTTCCTGAAGGAACACGTAATCCTGATCCTAATAAACTTCTGCCTTTTAAAATCGGCGGAATGATTCTGGCTTTAAAATGTCAAAAGCCCATAGCTCCTATTTTGATGGTCGGACCGGAAAAAGTTCTGTACAAAGGCAAACTTATCATGAGTCCCTGCCAGAAAATTAGAATTAAAGCTCTCCCCCCCATAGATACTACCAAATATACTTTGAAGGACAGAGAGAAAATAAAAGAATATTTACAGGAAATTATGAACAAAGCTTATGCGGAGATGAGGCATGAGTGA